The following proteins come from a genomic window of Meleagris gallopavo isolate NT-WF06-2002-E0010 breed Aviagen turkey brand Nicholas breeding stock chromosome Z, Turkey_5.1, whole genome shotgun sequence:
- the LOC104915044 gene encoding SUN domain-containing protein 3-like: MRRRKSPQRSRGAQTPPERVRVRRAGSNLRGAEMESSQLPENSCTPSPVAQAGPARCRSSAAYNVGSNIINYLRNSQTVVSLNKRFRTSISTLQEMAKKESGLYVLLFLVFLCALTGAYCGFSLARVSLTKDFLQEVQDLKEAVPVRPRGNCFTKSDWALKSAGISIDLHRSSRSAWRCRVAWFLCAPNVLETFKQLDISPGYCWPVKTSQSQMVFNLPTEVQPTAVTVQHTVDTTLWHISSAPRDFAVFGLDEKGENKVLLGKFTYDIREELSQTFELQTETPRAFWHIKLSVLNNWGNAGHTCIYRVQVHGKSAGIK; the protein is encoded by the exons ATGAGGAGGAGAAAGTCTCCCCAGAGATCAAGAGGGGCACAGACGCCTCCTGAAAGGGTGAGGGTGAGAAGAGCTGGCAGCAACTTGAGAGGAGCAGAAATGGAGAGCAGCCAGCTCCCAGAAAACAG CTGCACCCCCTCTCCGGTGGCCCAGGCGGGGCCAGCCAGATGCAGAAGCTCTGCTGCATACAATGTGG GGTCGAACATCATAAATTACCTGAGAAACTCTCAGACCGTGGTCTCCCTCAACAAACGCTTTCGCACAAGCATCTCCACTCT GCAAGAGATGGCCAAAAAGGAGTCCGGGCTCTACGTGCTGCTTTTCCTGGTCTTTCTGTGTGCTCTCA CTGGTGCCTACTGTGGATTCTCGCTGGCAAGAGTATCGTTGACAAAGGATTTCTTGCAG GAAGTCCAGGACTTGAAAGAGGCAGTGCCTGTGAGACCTCGGGGAAATTGCTTCACAAAGTCTGACTGGGCTCTGAAAAGTGCAG GGATCTCCATAGACCTGCATAGATCATCCAGGTCTGCGTGGCGCTGCAGGGTGGCTTGGTTCCTGTGCGCTCCAAATGTGCTGGAGACCTTTAAGCAG ctggACATTTCCCCGGGATACTGCTGGCCTGTGAAAACATCTCAGAGTCAGATGGTCTTCAACTTGCCCACAGAAGTCCAGCCGACTGCAGTCACTGTGCAGCACACAGTGGACACAACCTTGTGGCACATCAGCAGCGCTCCCCGTGATTTTGCTGTCTTT GGACTGGATGAGAAAGGAGAGAACAAAGTTTTGCTTGGGAAATTCACCTACGATATCAGGGAAGAGCTGTCCCAGACCTTTGAACTGCAG acTGAGACCCCCAGAGCCTTCTGGCATATAAAGCTCAGCGTACTCAACAACTGGGGAAATGCAGGACACACATGCATTTATCGGGTGCAGGTTCATGGCAAGAGCGCAGGAATAAAATGA